ATAAAAAATAACCACAGCTAGAGCCGTGGTCACAATTTTATTTATCTTGCTTTTTCCAATTCTTAATAAATAATACCTTATCTTTTGATAGTTGTAGTGCTTTATGTTCCTCAATAATTTGTGCGGCATTCTTATCATAAGAATTAAGCTTATCTATTGCAATAAAAATCTGTTTATTTCTATGACTGTATATTTCAATTATATTCTCCAAAGCAGAATTCTCAATATTTTTTAATAAAGGTAGATCATGAGCTATAGCAGGCAAACACGTTAAATCAAGTAGGGCTAAATCAAATGAAATTAAATTGGCAAATGCCGTTCCTGTTCCGGTATCACCATATGTATTAAAAGTATATCTATTACCATGAATATTTATCGTTGGCGCTCTACGACCATCAGGATATATCTCTTTATTCAGTTCATACATCTTGACATTAATCTCACTACACATTTCATCCAAAACTTTCTCTTTTAATAGATTTAAATCATCTTTGGATGTTTTAATAGATTCTTCTAATCCTTTTTTCTTAGTATAATAACTATTTTCATCATTTAATTGTTTGATTTGAGCCACTAAATCAACAACCTTTTCAACAGCAAATTTAGGGGCATTTTTTACTGTAAGTTTTTCTTCAATTTCTTTGTTAATACTGTCTATATGACTTTCTATATCAACAATTTGCTTCTTTAATTCTTTTTCTACTTTTTTTAGTTCGCTTGATAAATTCTTAGTTATTGTTTGATGAAAATCATCTAATTTATTAATTTGCTCCACATTAAAATTAGGGAAGTACTCAACAAAGTGCTCTAATTCTGACTTGAAATTTATTTTCTTATTTTTTAAGTTATTTTGTGTTCTTACCAACCTACTATTTAATTTATTTTTATTTGTAACTAGATCACTTTTATCTTTTCTAAGCTTTAGTATCTCTTTAGATATTAATGCTTCAATGTTAGTAGTTGCAGTTAATATATCTTTTTTTAATACCTCTAGCTGATTTGATAGCTCAGTAATTTTTTTCTCATTCTTCCCATATAATGTTCTAGTGATAGCATGCGGAATCAAATCCTTCTTTGCCGCTTCCACTAGTGTGGACTTCTCATCTTCTAACTTTTTAATTTGTATTTCGTAATCTTTAAGAACATCATATTTGTCAAATAATTTTAGTAATGCAGTTATTGACTTTGACGCGCTTTCTTTTTCAAAATATTGGATCGGTTTACGTTCATTAAGATTTTCTTTTCCATAAACCCTAAAATACCTACCAATGATACTTCTAAATGATAATCCTTCTAATTCACAAGAATACTTTTTTTGAAGCCAATTTGTATAGTCTTCTACCTTTATACTATCAAGTACTTCAAATTTTTCATCGCAAAAAGATACATACTTATATTCACTTGTTGACCTAATAAAATAACTTATTTCTTCATCAAATTCAAAGGTAAATTTAAAATCATGATGTCCTAATTGGTCTATTGCATCATGATTTTTATTAATATATTCATTTCCCCCAAATACAAAATCTATTATCATCAGCATAGTAGATTTTCCAATTGAGTTAGATGCGATATCATCACCAATAATTGAATTTAAGCCCTTATGGAAAATCACATCTTTCTGCAAGAACTTATCACAACGTATTTTCTTTAACATATATTACCACCTGCGTTTTCTTATTGTAATTAATTTTTTCTAAGGTATATAAAACATCTAATGCAACTATGTATTGATTTATATCATCAAATTTATCTTTAACCCTAATATATAATTCATCAATCTTTAAATCTTCAACAACTAACTCATCAAGAATAAACACGATCTTAGCTAGTATGCTATCACTAAATGTAATGAGCTTATTGGGTAAAATCATGAAAACACCTCACAATCTTGTATGAAGAATGCTATAACGATTTCACATGCTCTCTTAGAATATCCATTAGTTTTTTCATTAAGCCATTCCACTAAAGAATCATAAACCCTTTCTTGGTTTTGATTAATCTGCATACATTTTAAGTAAAAAGTCTTCACCTGTGATGCTAAAGTTTCAAATTTATATGGTTGTTCTTGATTCATACTGATGAAATTTCTACGAATGTAATCAAAATAATCAACTACATCATTCTTTACCGTTCTTTTTATTGCAAATGGCAAAGTTTCATTTGCTTTCTCGTCAATCTTTAATGAGTCATAGCTTAATTGCACAAGCTCTACCTCTATTTTTTCGTCATTCAGTTTCTCAAGAATAACTTTGATATCTTCTTCAATATTAAATATTTCATATGTATCTCTAATTGCGGCATCTTGTAGTAGTTTTCTTTTTAATCGCATCCATTGACGATATTCTTCAATCGTACGAGGAGTATCAAATTTTTTATGACAAATCCTACAAACCGCAATAACATTCTTTAAATCATTTACATCCTCACTAAGCCTTCCTTCATTTTCTAATAACACTTCCTCTTCTGGGCGAGGATTAGCTGGATATATATGTGCAACTTCAAAAGCCTTATAAATATTCTTTTTCTTTTTATACGATAATACTTTTCCACATAATGGACATCTGCCACCAACTTCATTAAAAAGTAACATCTTTTCATTGTTTGAAAATTCTCTTCTATTATCTGCCATATTTATCACCATCTCATTACAAAACTATTTAACATTAAAATTTCATCGTTTGTACCTAATTATAGCATATACGACTACTCTGTTCTACAAAAATATGGAAACTTCTTATATTAGCATATCATCTGATTACTTTTATTTAATATTATTC
The genomic region above belongs to Tissierellales bacterium and contains:
- a CDS encoding DUF2326 domain-containing protein, with translation MLKKIRCDKFLQKDVIFHKGLNSIIGDDIASNSIGKSTMLMIIDFVFGGNEYINKNHDAIDQLGHHDFKFTFEFDEEISYFIRSTSEYKYVSFCDEKFEVLDSIKVEDYTNWLQKKYSCELEGLSFRSIIGRYFRVYGKENLNERKPIQYFEKESASKSITALLKLFDKYDVLKDYEIQIKKLEDEKSTLVEAAKKDLIPHAITRTLYGKNEKKITELSNQLEVLKKDILTATTNIEALISKEILKLRKDKSDLVTNKNKLNSRLVRTQNNLKNKKINFKSELEHFVEYFPNFNVEQINKLDDFHQTITKNLSSELKKVEKELKKQIVDIESHIDSINKEIEEKLTVKNAPKFAVEKVVDLVAQIKQLNDENSYYTKKKGLEESIKTSKDDLNLLKEKVLDEMCSEINVKMYELNKEIYPDGRRAPTINIHGNRYTFNTYGDTGTGTAFANLISFDLALLDLTCLPAIAHDLPLLKNIENSALENIIEIYSHRNKQIFIAIDKLNSYDKNAAQIIEEHKALQLSKDKVLFIKNWKKQDK
- a CDS encoding HNH endonuclease — its product is MADNRREFSNNEKMLLFNEVGGRCPLCGKVLSYKKKKNIYKAFEVAHIYPANPRPEEEVLLENEGRLSEDVNDLKNVIAVCRICHKKFDTPRTIEEYRQWMRLKRKLLQDAAIRDTYEIFNIEEDIKVILEKLNDEKIEVELVQLSYDSLKIDEKANETLPFAIKRTVKNDVVDYFDYIRRNFISMNQEQPYKFETLASQVKTFYLKCMQINQNQERVYDSLVEWLNEKTNGYSKRACEIVIAFFIQDCEVFS